The segment AGATCCTCCCAGCCAGGTGCAGGGACAATTTGGGATGCACCTTCCTAGCAACTCTTCCTAGAATTTTTCACGGGCAATCAGGAAAATCctcaaaggagaaagaaaggcagaaattctttccccCTTTAACTGGGGGGCAGGGACGGGGCCGGGCTTAGCTCAGAAACATTTCAGAGGTGAAATAAAACAGCACCAAATATTGACACAAGGGAAGGGAAACATTCCAGGGGGGATGGGTGTGGGGTGCACGATCCTCCAGTGCCCCCAGCAGCACGACTGGgaaagagcagctgagcaggagcaAAGGGAGGGAAACACGGCATGAGTGACTCGGCAGAGCttccccagagctcctggaatgTCAGGGAGCTGCTCAGATCCCAAAGGGATTCACttgctggaggagctgcgggATCCCTGGGGAAGTTTCATTTATGGGAAGTGCCTCAAAGATTTCCTGCAACCCTGCTCAGCATCCTGAGACACCCGGAATCGAGGGAGCTTGAaatccatcccacccctgccatgggcagggacacctcccactggcccaggctgctccaagccctgtccaacctggccttgggcactgccagggatggcacagccacagctcctctgggaaatccattccagccctcccccaccctcccagccaggaatttcctcccaatatcccatccatccctgccctatggcagtggaagccattccctgtgtcctgtccccccatcccttgtcccaagccCCGcttcagctctcctggagcctctttAGGCACCAGAAGAGGCTCCAagatttctccttcccttcccttccccttcccctccccttcccttccctcccttcccattcccattccattccccttcccttccccttctcctctccccctgcATTCTCCCCACGGGCGGAAACAAAGAATTCCCGGTAAGGACGAAGCCGAATCCATCCAGGTTTTCCCATGTCCCTGCTCACCCGGGCAGGAGCAGCGACACACGAGCACCACCTCCTGGAGGTGACACCTACTCTCCCTCTGGAATGGAGAAGTTCGGGACACTCCTGGGCTTCCCTGGCTCCCACTGgagcaaggaaaagcagaactACAACAGAATtaccagctcagctccctggcACCCCTTGGGTGCTGGAAGGCATGGGAATAAAAACAGGATTAAAAACCTCAACACGGGGGTTTAGGATAAAATCCAGTGATTTTTATTCCAAGGATATTATTCCCAAAAGAACTCACCGTTAGGGATGAACTCTTGTCCTGGGATTGTTGAGGCAGCGGTGCCGGccccagggaggggattgtcctgcagGTGCCTCCCCTGAGTCCTGCGGGGAgttttgggtggattttgggaaaaGGCTCCTCatccagagggtgctgggcactggaactgctccccagggaatggtgacAGCCCTAAAAGGCCAGAGCTCAGGgtgctgggattttgggatcaGTGGGATTTTGGGTTGTCCTAGGCCAGGAGTGTAGTTGATGATCTTTGGGATCCTTCCATGACTctgtgatccctgtgggtccctttcaGCTCTGATTATTCCGTAGCTGTGGACATCAGGGAGTGCTTGGATAACACTCCCAGGCACTGGGTGGTATTTTGGGATGTCCTGTGcggggccaggagctggactcgatgacccagctgggtcccttccaacttcaGATGCTCCATTACTCTGTGACACTCTTAGGTCCCTTTCAGCTCCGGATATTCCACGATTCTGGAGGTCTGGGAATGTCTGGACAACTTGGGCATCAGGATTTTGGCATTAGTAGGATTTTTTGGacatgtcctgtgcagggccaggagctggacttgatgacccagctgggtcccttccaacttcaGATGCTCCATTACTCTGTGACACTCTTAGGTCCCTTTCAGCTCcggatattccatgattctggaCGTCTGGGAATGTCTGGACAACTTGGGCATCAGGATTTTGGCATtagtgggattttttggggatgtcctgtgcagggccaggagctggactcgagGATCCTTTTGAGGCCGTTCCAGTCAGGACATTCTACATTCCCTTGGGCACATTCCCTCTTATTCCAGGGAATGCACACGGAAACCACACGTAGGAACTTGGATTCCAGGCGCCCTTCCTCGAACAACTTCACACCCCACAAAACTGCTTaaaaccaccccccaaaaaaaatcagtcacaGACACTCCTCGGATTCCCACGGGAGGCCAAGGCCTGGCCCTGACAAGGACGCATTGTCAAAGAgggcattgaaaatgaaagaactatccttgtgcctcattctctccttggttgccttgagcaatgcggcagttttgcccgtggctcaaccaaaagagaatgtttgggaaactctagccaatgcatcaggtttggacaCCATCTGCCTGACTCACTCAAGAccagggaaacctttttcaacttgtttagtggggttgccagtgagcaaatggccgattccagaaaacatccctccaaagatttcaaagtccattgtagaTCCAGTGGGCCAGTGGGATGTTTGGACGAAATTCCTTCCTgcggctccttttgaacctcaggaactggaagtTCTTGGAtcagtccaaatgcaattctgtgtgaaatttggcctttctggagtgacaaaaaatagaactgtagatgtcaccccaaacctcagtttttacagaaattcatcagaATTCCCAGATCCTCCTCCACGAGCCCACGGGTGCGCTCCTCACTGGGAGCCCCGGGGGCGGGCACCGGTGGCTTTGAAGAGCAGGAGGCTCCTGTCCCAGGCGGTGCTCCCGAAGGAGCGCACGAGCTCCATGGCGCACTCCCGCGTCAGGATGCGCGTGACGCTCTCGGCCATGTCGCCGTTGATCCGCAGGCGTCGGAAGTGCTCGAAGTCGTCCCGGCCCAGGCGGCGGAGGCGGCGCGCGGCCGCCCGgtaacacttccagggctgcGGCTCCACCAGCAGGAAGGTGCAGAGCGAGGCCAGGAGCGCCAGGAACTCCAGCAAACCGCTGTCCCCGTGGTTCAGGTGGATCCACATGGTCACGGACATGCAGAAGCCGATGTCGAAGGAGGAGCGGCCGAAGCGCTGCAGGTAGGAGCTCAGGAAAGGCTCCCTGGCCGAGGAATCCATGATGTCCAGGCTGGCAAAGGAGAtggaggcagggaaggggctgcgCTGCTGAGCCCTCCGGATCAGCTCAGGATCGATGTCGCAGCACAGCAGCTTCAGCTCCTTCTCGGCTCCCGGCGGCTCCGGGCTGGAATCGCCGtcctggagccccaggaggtgTTGGTACAGAGCCACGCTGAGCTCCTGTGGGAGGAAAATGGGGATTCAGGGAGAATTCCTGGAGCTTCCTCTCCGAGGGTGCCCAAAGGAAAATCTGACCGTTGTGTAAAGTGCACATTATACGGCTCTACACAcgatatttactatatgtattatgttgtattgattagtaatgcTGCAtgaatattttgatagtatggtaaaggtagttttgtagttaaaatgtactttttataTACCAGCCataggaaaatgtaaatctttcagagaaaaagaatttatgacttccttatcagaagagaccaacttctcctgcctcgctcagaCCCAAAAAGACGCCACAGAGATCAAGGGAAAAAcagtgacactaaccagagagaattctttgtttgaatggaatttatgcatcatgtatgagatgtatgaatatttaataggctattgcttttaagagattGCTTGGGaaggcacccagatgtctgtaactttgtttttattgtgcattgtcctaaccctaattgttcaattttttattactctaattctatttttataaccatttttattactattaaacgtttaaaattttgaaacaagcgattggcgtttttcacaccGTGATCAGCAAAAGATCTATGCCAGGAGCCCTGAGTGCCAGGAAAGGAGCCCCCACACCGAGGGCCTGCTCAGGAAACCAGGGAACCATGGAATGCTCTGGGCTGGAGGAActcacccctgccatgggacaccttccaccacagcaggtggctccaagccctcGGAATTCCAGGGTCTGATATTTCTGGGTCTGAGAGATTTTCCCCTGCTGGCAGTTactttttcccaaggaaaaatttctggagaaagcttcttctcaaaacaaccTTGGCCAAACAACCATCCTTTCctaaacaatctttctccaggtgctgttttgctgtttctcaaTTTCACCagtgggattagagaggtgttgttCCTATTCACCAAACATGTcaagtctgtatcagaacaccttataaaagcagaaagaattagacaatagagctttttttcctattctctttgccttctgaaatatttggagtctctcgtctttcttttgtgtcctacaATGACACCAAGGTCCCCAGCCTGGGATCTCTTTCCACAGTGCATATAGATGAAAAGTGAATTAATGAATTAATCCTTAATTAAAGGAGGTTCCACGGAGCTCCTGGAGCcacaggccaggctgggaatgtCCTGTGGGGGTAACAGGTGCCTCCCACTGACCTGCTCCAGGCACACCTGGAATGGGACCTGGAATTGTCCTCTAGGTAATTAATGTCCCGGGGGAATTCCAAACCCAGGGCAGCCCAGGATTgtcccagccagggcaggggttCAGGTGGATCAATAATCCACCTGTGCTGGGCcaggtgaggccacacctggatcCAGGGCAGGCCTCTGAGGGACTGGAATGtgtctggagctgggaatggagctggaaaatccctgagggagctgaggggtCTCATGTGGGACCTCCTCACCCTCCAACCTGGATGGGTCgggatctgctcccaggaacagaatgaggggaagaggattccaggggaggtttgggttggattttaggggaaattcctcatggaaagggctgtccagggcagggggagtccccattcccagaggaaTTTAACAGATCCAGGACATTTCCTCCCAGTATTCCCGTCTGCCCCACTCCTCCCAGCATGGAACAAGTGTCCCACTGCTCCTCCCTCCAACACCGCTGGCACTGCCCGCCCCAGCGCTCCCCacctctcccagtgctcccagcaccgcctgccccagtgctcccagcactgcctgccccagcGCTCCCCACAAGTGCTCCcacctcccagtgctcccagcacctgcccagtgccccagttctcccagttctcccagtgctcccagcactgcctgccccagcgctccccacctctcccagtgctcccagcactgcctgccccagcgctccccacctctcccagtgctcccagcactgcctgccccagtgcttcccacctctcccagtgctcccagcactcCCCATCAGTGCTCCCCacctctcccagtgctcccagcactcCCCACAAGTGCTCCCCacctctcccagtgctcccagcactgcctgccccagtgctccccacctctcccagtgctccccacctctcccagtgctcccagcactcCCCATCTGCTCCCCacctctcccagtgctccccacctctcccagtgctcccagcactgcctgccccagtgctccccacctctcccagtgctcccagcactcCCCACCAGTGCCCCCCACACCGTTCCCATCCGCCTCCCTCGGCTCCTCCatctccctgcctttcccagtgttcccagtttGTCCCACTGCCCTCTTCCTTCGTTCCCCACCAGTGTTCCCAGTCTGCACCACCCCGGACCGGTGCCTCATCCCGAGCCTTTCCAATGGGCTGGAttgtcccccagtgtcccccagcctgtcccagtgttcccagtacCAGGGGACTGCCGATCTGCCCCAGTGACCCCACCAGTGCCCCCCAGTCTGTCCCAGTGCCCCACACCAGTATCCTCCAGTCTGTACCAGCGTCCC is part of the Hirundo rustica isolate bHirRus1 chromosome 35, bHirRus1.pri.v3, whole genome shotgun sequence genome and harbors:
- the BCDIN3D gene encoding RNA 5'-monophosphate methyltransferase, which encodes MATPGEEFKGDTRMVGGGTGPRQSFSRKNSKISSFRPKGAVAALVALSLVPVARPASPSSEHFCLGTFLFKLRFPPGAGSAVGKWRRPSAGGSRDSEPGAAPYGNFPNYSRFHPPEERVSLLPHGLLRSLFPTATRPLLGLDVGCNSGELSVALYQHLLGLQDGDSSPEPPGAEKELKLLCCDIDPELIRRAQQRSPFPASISFASLDIMDSSAREPFLSSYLQRFGRSSFDIGFCMSVTMWIHLNHGDSGLLEFLALLASLCTFLLVEPQPWKCYRAAARRLRRLGRDDFEHFRRLRINGDMAESVTRILTRECAMELVRSFGSTAWDRSLLLFKATGARPRGSQ